The following proteins come from a genomic window of Paenibacillus spongiae:
- a CDS encoding site-2 protease family protein, translated as MIAFTVHEFAHAYSAYKFGDKTAYDAGRVTLNPRVHLDVLGTILILVAGFGWAKPVPVNRGRFKYPRLMGIIVSAVGPLSNLLIAALGILALYVLNDTGILAASSVGVYKALIHFFNYLISINIMLLIFNLIPLPPLDGYRIIQDLVPVRVRIQMDQHVQWGMFIFLLIVFIPPLREVTLDPLFANSSKIIWALQGFYENFFSPYDWSKFVRDFNT; from the coding sequence ATGATTGCTTTCACCGTGCATGAATTCGCTCATGCGTACAGCGCATACAAGTTTGGCGACAAGACGGCTTACGATGCCGGACGGGTGACGTTGAATCCCCGGGTGCATCTGGACGTTCTTGGAACGATACTCATACTAGTTGCCGGCTTTGGATGGGCGAAGCCCGTACCCGTCAATCGGGGGCGCTTCAAATATCCGAGGCTGATGGGGATTATCGTGTCCGCCGTCGGTCCGCTGAGCAATCTGCTCATAGCGGCGCTTGGCATCCTGGCCCTGTATGTTCTGAACGATACCGGAATTCTAGCCGCAAGCTCGGTCGGCGTGTACAAGGCGCTCATTCATTTTTTTAATTATTTGATTTCGATTAATATCATGCTTCTCATCTTTAATCTCATTCCGCTGCCGCCGCTGGACGGATATCGGATCATACAGGATCTTGTTCCCGTACGCGTCCGAATTCAGATGGATCAGCATGTCCAGTGGGGGATGTTTATCTTTCTGTTGATCGTATTTATCCCGCCGCTGCGCGAAGTTACGCTGGACCCATTGTTCGCGAATTCAAGCAAAATTATTTGGGCACTGCAAGGGTTTTATGAAAATTTCTTTTCTCCCTATGATTGGAGCAAGTTTGTAAGAGACTTCAACACCTGA